One genomic segment of Phyllopteryx taeniolatus isolate TA_2022b chromosome 12, UOR_Ptae_1.2, whole genome shotgun sequence includes these proteins:
- the stx19 gene encoding syntaxin-19 — translation MRDRLKELLERTQEVSDRGSLSSNPQSEDDDDTDMSVVVGVIKPEAVLFEEEPVIDNFLSEVQQIRNDIVTLEIVVLKFSQQQKMLVATMRRFSIMKKESSITRDIKLQAESLHRRLDKLSKQVQKAEEQHGPTAVASRIQRSQHAAIYLKFQQVMRQYNEGLLTKQERCKHFIIRQLEVSGRDVTEAEVNEMVATGKWEVFNENLLNDVRITRSQLSEIEQRHKELLSLESNMIELRDLFMDIFILVEEQGTQIEHIQTNVERTQDYVAASNEKFKLAARYKKKNPLRQICCCCCPPWKCCF, via the exons ATGAGAGACCGCTTAAAAGAGTTACTGGAGAGGACTCAGGAGGTTTCTGATCGAGGAAGTTTGAGTTCTAACCCCCAGtccgaggacgacgacgacactGACATGTCTGTAGTTGTCGGGGTCATAAAACCAGAGGCTGTGCTGTTTGAGGAGGAGCCAGTTATTGACAATTTCCTATCGGAAGTTCAACAAATCCGAAATGATATCGTCACGCTGGAGATCGTG GTCCTTAAATTCAGCCAACAGCAGAAGATGTTGGTCGCAACGATGCGGCGCTTTAGTATAATGAAAAAAGAGAGCAGCATTACGAGGGACATCAAGCTCCAAGCTGAGAGCCTCCACCGTCGTCTGGACAAGCTTTCTAAACaagtgcaaaaagcagaagagcAGCATGGTCCTACTGCTGTTGCATCAAGAATACAACGCTCCCAGCATGCAGCCATTTATCTTAAATTCCAGCAG GTAATGCGGCAGTACAATGAAGGACTGTTGACCAAGCAGGAGCGCTGTAAGCATTTCATTATCCGGCAGCTGGAAGTCTCCGGAAGGGATGTGACGGAAGCGGAGGTGAACGAGATGGTTGCCACAGGAAAGTGGGAAGTCTTCAATGAAAACCTGTTAAACGATGTCAGAATCACTCGGTCCCAACTGTCAGAGATTGAACAGCGGCACAAG GAGTTGTTGAGCCTCGAAAGCAACATGATTGAGCTGAGGGACCTCTTCATGGACATTTTCATCCTCGTGGAGGAACAAGGGACCCAAATTGAGCACATACAGACCAATGTAGAGAGGACCCAGGATTATGTGGCAGCCTCTAATGAGAAGTTCAAGTTGGCCGCCaggtacaagaaaaaaaaccctcttcGTCAgatctgctgctgctgttgccctCCCTGGAAATGCTGCTTTTAA